The following proteins are encoded in a genomic region of Oncorhynchus keta strain PuntledgeMale-10-30-2019 chromosome 6, Oket_V2, whole genome shotgun sequence:
- the LOC127930672 gene encoding uncharacterized protein LOC127930672 encodes MEEKLYRGDGGEVIQGRWRRSTTGEMEEKYYREDGGEVIQGRWRRSTTGEMEESNTGEMEEKLYRGDGGEVIQGRWRRSNTGEMEEKYYREDGGEVIQGRWRRSTTGKMEEKYYREDGGEVIQGRWRRSYTGKMEEKLYRGDGGEVLQGRWRRSTTGEMEEKYYREDGGEVIQGRWRRSYTGKMEEKLYREDGGEVIQGRWRRSYTGKMEEKLYRGDGGEVLQGRWRSSGGNEGDMLHTNEYKDIEPEPLTELRISHTHTHTHTHTHTHTHTHTHTHTHTHTHTHTHTHTHTHTHTNMLTCIAC; translated from the coding sequence atggaggagaagttatacaggggagatggaggagaagtaaTACAGGGTAGATGGAGGAGAAGTactacaggggagatggaggagaagtactacagggaagatggaggagaagttatacagggaagatggaggagaagtactacaggggagatggaggaaagtaatacaggggagatggaggagaagttatacaggggagatggaggagaagttatacaggggagatggaggagaagtaatacaggggagatggaggagaagtactacagggaagatggaggagaagttatacagggaagatggaggagaagtactacagggaagatggaggagaagtactacagggaagatggaggagaagttatacagggaagatggaggagaagttatacagggaagatggaggagaagttatacaggggagatggaggagaagtactacaggggagatggaggagaagtactacaggggagatggaggagaagtactacagggaagatggaggagaagttatacaggggagatggaggagaagttatacagggaagatggaggagaagttatacagggaagatggaggagaagttatacagggaagatggaggagaagttatacagggaagatggaggagaagttatacaggggagatggaggagaagtactacaggggagatggaggagctCTGGTGGGAATGAAGGGGACATGTTACACACTAATGAGTATAAAGACATTGAGCCAGAACCCCTCACAGAACTCaggatatcacacacacacacacacacacacacacacacacacacacacacacacacacacacacacacacacacacacacacacacacacacacacacacacacacacacacacacacacacacacacgaacatgTTAACTTGCATAGCTTGTTAg